A region of the Burkholderia savannae genome:
GCTGCCCGGGTTTCGCGGTCTTGTCGAACGACGTGAGCTGCGACATCGTGCCGACCATCGAGTTGTACAGGTCGACGAAGTTCGTCACCGTGCGCGCCTGCCCCTCGATGTCGCGGGTGATCGACAGCGTCTGCGGCGCGCCGATCGCCTCCTCGGTCACGTTGATCGTCACGCCGGCCATCACGCCCTTGACCGCGTTGTCCGCGCTGCGCGCGGTGATCACGCCGCCCACCGTGACGATCGCGTCCTGCGCGAAGTCGCTCTGCTTCCACGCGCCGCTCGGCGACGCGATCTCCGACTTGCCGCCCTTGTCGTCGGCCGTCGACTTGACCTCGAGGCCCGACAGGCCGGCGTCGTCCTTCACGTTCGAGACGCTCACGTCTATCACGTTCGCGCTGCCCGGCGCCGTCGAGCGCAGCACGAGATGCGCTCCGTCGGTGCCCGTCACGACCGTCGCGGTCACGCCGGGGTTGTTCTTCGCCGAATTGATCGCGGCCGCGATGCCGGCCGGGGTGTTGTTCGTGGCGTCGATGCCGACCGACGTCGAGCGGTCGCCGATCTTGAGCGTGAGCGTGCCGGAGCCGAGCTGCTGCTTCGGATCGAAGCCGCCCGACACGAGCGTCTGCGAGCGCGCGACCTGCTTGACCTCGACCTGATACGTGCCGGCGACGGCGCCCTTGTCCGTCGTCGCGGTGAGCCCCTTGCCGCTCGCCTTCGACGCGAATTTCTGCGCGAGCGTGCCGTCGGACAGCGGCTCGACGCCCGTCTGCAGGTTGCTGAGCGCGAGCTTCAGCGCGCCGAGCGCGGAGATCTGCGTGTTGTTCCACGTCACCTGGTTCTTGATCTCCGCCGCCTGGCCCGCCGTCTTCGCGTTGACGAGCACCGAAACGAGCCCGTTCACGTCCAGCGCGGACTTGCCCGTGGTGCCGTTGATCAGCGACTGCGCGGCGTCCTGCAACTGCGACCACGGATCGCTTTGCGTCGCCGCGAGAAGAGAGCCGGTCCCCGTTTGGGTGATCGCCATCGAATTTCCCCCGTTTATGTGATTGGTTTATTTCATGATCATTCGTAATATGAAAGCATATCGCAATTATTGGAACCTGTTTGTGAAGATTGTTGTAAGCGTTGATCCGACCGGAACGAAGGCCGGGGGCTGCGGCGCGCGAATTCGCTGATTCGCTGATTCGCTGATTCGCTGATTCGCTGATTCGCTGCCGCGCGCGTGCGGTGTGGACGGTGTGGACGGTGTGTGCAGTGCGCGCGGCGGCCGAAGGCGCACGGCGACAGCGGCGGCGGGCGCGGCGCATCCGGGGCGCACGCCCCGGCCGGGCCGCGCGCCGAAACGCGGCCCGGCCGCTAGACGTCCCGCGCGCTCGCGAGCACCGCGTGCAGCAGCACGTTCGCGCCCGCCTCCGCCCATTCCGGTGTGATCGCCTCCGCCTCGTTGTGGCTCAGGCCGTCGACGCACGGCACGAAAATCATTCCGGTCGGCGCGACGCGCGCGAGATGGCATGCGTCGTG
Encoded here:
- the fliD gene encoding flagellar filament capping protein FliD, which translates into the protein MAITQTGTGSLLAATQSDPWSQLQDAAQSLINGTTGKSALDVNGLVSVLVNAKTAGQAAEIKNQVTWNNTQISALGALKLALSNLQTGVEPLSDGTLAQKFASKASGKGLTATTDKGAVAGTYQVEVKQVARSQTLVSGGFDPKQQLGSGTLTLKIGDRSTSVGIDATNNTPAGIAAAINSAKNNPGVTATVVTGTDGAHLVLRSTAPGSANVIDVSVSNVKDDAGLSGLEVKSTADDKGGKSEIASPSGAWKQSDFAQDAIVTVGGVITARSADNAVKGVMAGVTINVTEEAIGAPQTLSITRDIEGQARTVTNFVDLYNSMVGTMSQLTSFDKTAKPGQQGGPLIGDSMLNGIRNSLAHIVGGGVPHGDNKRASLAALGITFARPGDKQPEGSLIVDKNKLNAALEKDPQAVEALFNKTNGIGAQITKALDTHLRKDGSFDIRSNAIDLDMKSIAQRQARLETFSAQLTAQFKAQFTALDALMARMQQNNNYLTQLFGGANSSGALANNK